The following proteins come from a genomic window of Populus nigra chromosome 6, ddPopNigr1.1, whole genome shotgun sequence:
- the LOC133695813 gene encoding wound-responsive protein GWIN3-like, translated as MKITKVLGLSFLLFAFIGTSFPEAVHAKDPAAVLDVFGHEVQAGARYLIVAPSTDNTTTLAVTINGQVLCNSDVILSTLNESLPITFSPVIQSTDSVIREGTHLNVNFAGPSAMCAMAGVTPMWKIRFSTTLKGYIVTTGGVDRLNRFKITKYEGDNSFYQLSFCPMSEPFCECSCVPVGVNGDKNLVPGAGPLLVMFEPDE; from the coding sequence ATGAAGATCACTAAAGTTCTAGGgctctctttccttctctttgccTTCATAGGAACTTCATTTCCAGAGGCAGTTCATGCCAAAGATCCTGCAGCAGTGCTCGATGTCTTCGGTCATGAGGTGCAAGCTGGTGCTCGTTATTTAATCGTAGCCCCCTCGACTGACAATACAACAACTCTTGCAGTCACTATCAATGGCCAGGTCTTATGCAATTCAGATGTTATACTTTCCACATTGAACGAGAGCCTCCCAATAACATTTTCACCAGTTATACAATCCACCGATAGTGTCATCCGCGAAGGAACTCATCTAAATGTGAACTTTGCAGGGCCAAGTGCCATGTGCGCAATGGCAGGCGTGACACCCATGTGGAAAATCCGATTCAGTACAACACTGAAAGGATACATTGTGACCACTGGAGGTGTTGATAGATTGAATCGGTTTAAGATCACCAAGTATGAAGGTGATAATAGTTTTTATCAGCTTTCTTTTTGTCCAATGTCCGAACCCTTCTGTGAATGCTCATGCGTCCCAGTTGGCGTCAACGGTGACAAGAACTTGGTTCCTGGTGCCGGCCCTCTTCTTGTTATGTTTGAACCAGATGAATAG